One stretch of Rhipicephalus sanguineus isolate Rsan-2018 chromosome 10, BIME_Rsan_1.4, whole genome shotgun sequence DNA includes these proteins:
- the LOC125760065 gene encoding uncharacterized protein LOC125760065 yields MATSKANSATNKYQNVKGRIYSVHRVYGFIAADISLKDNVYFNQETFEDGRYADLLDSGLKAGDLVILDFIQRPGTELYRALSVRRVGYVPQRQKTIEEKIPSYLDNEEGVVCVLRDSHAFVRVSRFRGVTGSFQKSDLEAYMGRRVATLRDVLELGVKLRFDAMCNPDDRSKTKWIVEKLRSVEGVPPAAPRSAVPARDSKPNSPAASGTLVGRCGRVQEIFLDHAVVRYGARRSDTAYLHASVVEKSLEIDIEDLRNVLEEGSKVRFDADANGFQYGRGKWHVTRVELLGSSSCASLYSAPSSAVSLEALTMSKLFADGFSGEADADELHELCLEPRSRLCSEEERCDVTSERTDVTNTRSRRNVADERRQSPYLFNDDDEFPALPSREPESKEAPSVSIYENVAAVVARITSSAATCYVKQSGATRTVQFGAGCFYRDGEAVSGSLDRTLGEGDLLTLDYMVGTRREGDDIVHCDLAWQGDKPRGVPRMSAEELLERLDVNGQLVKSEDERFLHEMIGDDELSELLGESFVPDSDKQSSANGATEEDSNVKAPHRSKASVNGMQRTTIGSHKRYMLTEEQVPAFARLILQQLEASRKSNSRVILRHASTQTEEQ; encoded by the exons ATGGCCACAAGCAAGGCGAACAGTGCGACGAACAAATATCAGAACGTCAAAGGTCGAATCTACAGCGTCCACCGTGTCTATGGCTTCATAGCAGCGGACATTTCCCTAAAAGACAATGTATACTTCAATCAGGAGACGTTTGAAGACGGCAGGTACGCCGACCTTCTCGACTCGGGCCTAAAGGCCGGCGACTTGGTCATCCTGGACTTCATCCAGAGACCCGGCACTGAGCTCTACCGCGCGCTGAGCGTTCGACGCGTGGGTTACGTCCCTCAGCGACAGAAGACAATCGAAGAGAAGATTCCTTCGTACTTGGACAACGAAGAGGGCGTCGTGTGCGTGCTCAGGGACTCTCACGCGTTCGTGAGGGTCTCCAGGTTCCGTGGAGTGACGGGGAGCTTTCAGAAGAGCGACCTCGAAGCGTACATGGGAAGGCGAGTCGCCACGTTGCGAGACGTGCTCGAGCTAGGCGTAAAGCTTCGCTTCGATGCGATGTGCAACCCGGACGATCGGTCGAAGACCAAGTGGATCGTCGAGAAACTGCGTTCGGTCGAAGGCGTCCCGCCGGCTGCTCCTAGGAGCGCGGTCCCGGCGCGCGACTCCAAACCCAACAGCCCTGCAGCGTCAGGAACGCTAGTCGGACGCTGCGGTCGCGTCCAAGAAATCTTCCTGGACCACGCCGTTGTCAGGTACGGCGCGCGTCGTTCAGACACTGCTTACCTGCACGCCAGCGTGGTCGAGAAGTCCCTGGAAATCGACATCGAAGACCTGCGTAACGTTTTGGAGGAAGGCAGCAAGGTACGCTTCGACGCTGACGCGAACGGTTTCCAATATGGCCGCGGGAAGTGGCACGTGACGCGCGTGGAGCTACTGGGCTCGAGCTCTTGCGCGAGTCTTTACTCCGCGCCGTCGTCCGCCGTTAGCCTCGAGGCGCTCACGATGAGCAAACTGTTCGCGGACGGGTTTTCGGGTGAAGCTGACGCCGACGAACTCCACGAGTTGTGCCTGGAACCGCGCTCTCGCCTGTGCTCGGAGGAGGAACGTTGTGACGTCACAAGCGAGCGGACCGACGTCACGAACACCCGCAGCAGACGAAACGTCGCCGACGAACGCAGACAATCGCCGTACCTTttcaacgacgacgacgaatttCCGGCGCTACCGTCGCGTGAGCCTGAGAGTAAAGAAGCGCCGTCGGTATCCATCTACGAGAACGTGGCAGCCGTTGTGGCGAGAATCACGTCGAGCGCGGCGACCTGCTACGTCAAGCAGTCGGGTGCGACGAGGACGGTGCAGTTCGGAGCTGGCTGCTTCTACAGGGACGGCGAAGCCGTTTCTGGTAGCCTGGACCGAACGCTCGGCGAAGGGGACCTGTTAACGCTGGACTACATGGTGGGGACCCGACGCGAAGGTGACGACATTGTTCACTGCGACCTCGCCTGGCAGGGAGACAAACCTCGCGGAGTGCCCAGGATGAGCGCCGAGGAGTTGCTGGAGAGACTCGACGTCAACGGGCAGCTGGTCAAGAGCGAGGACGAAAGATTTCTGCACGAAAT gattGGTGATGACGAACTGAGTGAACTGTTGGGCGAATCGTTTGTGCCTGATAGCGACAAGCAGAGCAGTGCGAACGGAGCCACTGAGGAAGACTCTAATGTCAAGGCCCCTCACCGTTCCAAAGCTTCAGTGAACGGCATGCAAA GGACGACCATCGGCAGCCACAAGCGATACATGCTCACG GAGGAGCAAGTGCCAGCCTTCGCACGGTTGATCCTTCAGCAGCTTGAAGCGAGCCGCAAGTCGAACAGTCGAGTCATCCTTCGGCACGCCAGCACCCAGACCGAAGAACAATAA